Within Metabacillus sp. KUDC1714, the genomic segment AATTGTTTCGCTTTTCGTATACGTTCTTGGATCAAGTAATGTTTAGGAGAAGAACCAATCGTTTCTCTGAATATGGAAGCAAAATAGGTCGGGTGATACCCACATAATTCCGCTAATTCACATGAAGACCAGTTAATGTTTGGCTGTTTACGAATAGCTTCCAATGCAGGTGCTATTTTCCTCCTTTCTCCAGAAGAATACTTTCCGTTCATTTCATTTCTGATAATAATTGTGATTAACTGAGTTAACAAACCTCTCATAACAAACGTATACCCTGGTTCTTCAAACCGATATTCACGAATAATTTGGGTAAATAAGGTTTCAACATTAGGTAATATAAAATGGTTTGGGAATTCTACTTCACCATGCTCATCTACAAGAATTTGATAGGGTGATACTAAATCACCCAGTTCACTTGTAGAACAGTTTTTTATGCCATTAAGTGGATGATTAGGGACAGGAGACTCCTCATCCCAACTGAAATGAATACTTTTAAACGTAAATGGGTCGTCTTTTGATGAAACAAGCTTATGTGGGTTATTCCCGTAAAATAAACACTCACCTGGATTTAATTGAAAAACATTTGGCCCAAGGGTTACTGTTGCCTTACCTGAAACAATGTAGATTAGCTGACAATCAGGAATTGTTCTTGGCCCCCAAACCTGGCCAGGATCTGCAGTCATTTTATTTGCGAAGTTTACCGTCGGCTTTAACATCGATAACATACCTATTTTAATTTTTTCATCAGTAACCATTTTTACCTCCCTAGCTTTCTAGCAAATTACAATATCTGTGAAAAATGCAAATATTTATTCGAATATTCTAACGACAGACCCTTTTTGCTCTTGTTATCATATAGTTACACAAAGAATAAAGAAAAAGAAAGCAGGAGGTGAAACAACATTTTAATCAACCATCGCATTGATCAAAAAGGTTTACGCAAATGTGATGATTCAAAAGAGGTTAATAGAAACTGTAAAATATGCAAGCAATGCAAACTTTATTCTCAAAATCCCAACTCCATGACTGATCCTCACTTTGTAGGTTCTGAAAATGAAAAAAGATAAAAATACCAATCATTATTCGAAAGGGTGGAGAAAATGTTAACAAACGAACAATTAAAAGAGTTTGAAAAATTAGGATATATCAAAGGTGATGTAGTACTAAGCGACACTGAAGTTGATGAGCTTCGTGAAGAATTAGATTTAGTCATGAGTGGAAAATCTGTAAAAAAGCCAGTTCTAAACCGAAATCTTGTTGATGACGAAGTCGACTATGGAATGTCAATCTCCCAAAAAGAAACGGTCGTACAAATTGTAAATATTTGGATGGCGAGTGATTTATTTTATCAACATGCATGTAATCAGAAAATTTGTGAGGAAGTTGCTCAGTTATGCAGTTCGGATACATTAAGAATTTGGCATGATCAAGTTCAGTATAAGCCACCGGTTACTGGAGGTCCTACTGTTTGGCATCAAGACCATCCTGCTTGGCCAATTATTCAACCTGCTAATCTTGTCAGTGCTTGGGTCGCCCTTGATGATGCAATAATCGAAAACGGTTGCATGTGGATGGTACCAGGAAGCCACAAGTGGGGTGACCAACAGAAATATTTAGGAACTGATTCTAACTTTATGCCATTCCATAAACAACCAGATCTCCTGCCAGAAGGTGTAAACACAAAAGCTGTACCATTTGAAATTAAAAAAGGGCAAGTCGGATATCATCATTGTTTAACATGGCACGGCGGTACAAACAACCGTTCAGATCGGAAGCGTCGTGCTATCGCAGTTCACTATATGCCGGGACATACACGCTATGAGCCTACTGGATCACATCCGATGGAAGCTCATGTTAACGTGAAGGCTGGTGAAATACTTAAAGGTAATGATTTCCCTGTTGTATATAAAAAGGACTCAGCTGTAATGCTATAATGGCAACAAATTCGACAAGTACAAATGTACTTGTCGAATTTGTTGCTTTTTAAATACGAAGTTCTATTAAATATAGATCTACTATTTTAACATTACAGCCATTTCATCAAACTTTACTACACGATCACGAATATCACAAAAGTTGTCAATATTAACATATTCCATGATAAATGGAACACCCTCGGTATATTTATGATACATATTAAAAAATAAAGGCCAATCAATATCTCCATCTCCTATTACACGACCATATGTATCATTAACTTTGCGATCCTTACCATGGAAATAGGCAATATGCGGAGTTAAATAAGAAAACATTTCTTCTTCTGAATTATTTGCAATTAAATTAGCCGGGTCTAACAAAACTTTTACGCGATCAGAGCCAACTTGATTAATAAAATCATCCATTCGTTTGGCACTTGGAACAACATCTAGGACACATGGCTCAAGAGCAACCGAAACATTATATTTTTTTGCCTTATCTGCTAACCATTTTACATTTTCAACAAGTATTTGAAATGCAGATTCATAGGTATCTGAATTTACTCCCCTCCTACTAGGAATAAATCCACACTCACTAGATACATAAGGTACATTATTAATTGAAGCAATTTCCATCAGACGTTCAAAATAAGTGAGGTTTTTTTCATTTTCCTTTTCATTCGGTTCTAGTAAATTTGTAAACACACCGATTGAAGTTACCTCAATTCCATTTGTTCTATATGTTTCTACTATCTCGGTACTCCGTTCATTCGATAAACTATCCATATCTGACCGGCCATTATATACCCAATAATTTGAATCACTTTGAGAAAAACATAACTCAGTCCACTTAAATCCTTTTTTCGCTAATAGTTTTGCAGTTTCTTTGTTGCTAAGCTGAGGAAAACTCCTTGATACAACACCAACATCCATTATTACTCCTCCTCCTACATAGTTTTTAAAAGTTTTAATGACAATTAAGTTCTTTCAAAAAATGTAACTAACACTCCGTTTGGATCGAGTAACGAAAATTCCTTTAATCCATAGTTTTTCAATTCTAGTTTTCCGTTTGGATGTAGAAATTCCCGTTTCTTGTACTTTTCATAATGATCATTTATATTATTCGTTTCAATTCGAATGACAGACCAGTCACATAAATATTTTTTTGATGTCTTATAAAGATGAAATTCCACATTGCCATTTTTCAATCCAGCATAAGTCAGTGGTTCACCATCCCTGATATGGTTATTAAACCCTAATTGTTCAGTATAAAATGCAATTGTTTTTTCCATTTCTATAGCTGGAACTAACGGTACTATGCTTAATAGGTTTGCTTTTTTCAATCAGGATACTCCTTCCAGTATGTTAAGATGTTAAACTATTATCTTTCGTTTTCTCCCTATTCCTTCTCATGGCATAGTATATGAAGCCGATTCCAACAAAACATTCAGCTGCTGCTTTTAAGTAGTTACTAGTATCCGTTACTAATCCAGTTGTGAAATCATGATGATTTTGCATACAATAAACAAGAGAGTCTGCACACCAGTTATACGTAGTATCTTAGACAAAGCTTTCCCTTCTTTGAATCCTTTCTGATAGTAATAGTAGCTAAAATAAACCAAAATTAGCCAACCTATACCAAGAATCAAAAAACTAAAATTATCAATCGCTGGAAGACTCCAGAAATTAAAAGATACATACGTCAATGTAACCATTAATGTTTCTCTAATCGTGAACCATAGCAAAATACCAATAAATGCGGTTACTGCAGAAAATAAATAGGCTAAAAACGTAAAGTAATACTTCTTTTTACTCGACGCTGAATCAAGCCCCATTATATTTACCTTCCTCCCATTTTTTACGTGTTTTCTCCAAATCAGCCAATATGATTGATCTAGTTTCTTCATCCTCTATTAATTTTGTTTTTTGAATATATTTGACAATGTTACTGAGTTTTTTTAAATGCGTTTCATTTTCCTCTTTTTGTAAAATAGATATTTTTTCTTGCTGATCTCCTTTTTTTTGTAGTTTGTTACTCTTTTCTTTAAATCTTTTAGACCAAAGTTTTGGTACTTCTCCTTTTGTAAGTTCCTCTAAAACCATGTGCTTTTCTCCAATATATTTTCTTGAAAAGAAGTTCATAAACCAAATCGATGCGAACATAATCAGAAATACTGATATAGCAAAGATAAGCATAAACAAGAAAATATAATTCATATTCCGACTGCCCCTTTTAATTCCAACTCATTAGCAAGGTGACATGCAACGTGATGACCGCTACTTATTTCTTTAAATTCAGGTGCTTGCTGCTTGCAAATTTCTTGTGCATATGGGCATCGAGGATGGAAATAACATCCAGAAGGTGGATTAGCTGGATTGGCCACCTCACCTCTAAGAATAATCCTTTCTTTCTTAAGACGTGGATTTGGAATCGGTTTTGCAGACAACAGCGCTTCTGTATATGGATGTTTAGGATTTGCAAATAGTTCTTCTGTACTTGCCATTTCCACCATTTTCCCGACATACATGACACCAACCCTATCAGATATATGCTGAATGACTCCTAAATCATGTGAGATAAATAAATAACTTAAATTAAATTCGTTTTGTAAATCCTGGAATAAATTTATAATTTGAGCCTGAATCGAAACATCTAGCGCAGAAACAGCCTCATCACAAACTAGAAATTTTGGATTAGTAGCCAACGCCCGAGCTATTCCAATCCTCTGCCTTTGTCCACCACTAAATGCATGTGGATAACGTTCAAGATGTCGGCTGTTAAGTCCGACAACTTCCATTAAGTATTTAACTCTCTCCCTGAGCTCTTCACCTCTTGCAATTTTGTTACATATCAATGGCTCTCCGATAATATTTAACACAGTCATTCGTGGATTTAGTGATGAATAAGGATCTTGGAAGACCATTTGCATATTTCTGCGAATATCACGTAAGCCTTTATAATCTAAATCCATCACATCAACTAGTTCATCATGTCGATCCCTAAATCTTATGGAACCACCTGATGGTTCAATCGCACGTAATAAACTTTTTCCAAGCGTTGATTTGCCACAACCAGATTCGCCAACCAAGCCAAACGTCTCTCCTTCATTTACATATAATGAAACGTCATCGACAGCTTTAACATAAGCGACTGTTTTTTTTAAGAAGCCTCTTTTAATTGGATAGTATTTTTTCATTGATTGAACTTCTAAGATTTTCTTTGGAATGTTAATGACCTCTGTTTCTCTTCTATGATTTTTACTCGACAAGGACACATCTAACATAATGACCCTCCTTTACTTTTACGAATGGAATATCATCTACATTACATACGCCATCCTTTGCTTTTTTACAGCGAGAATAAAATCCGCATCCTTTCGGTAGATTGATAGGAGTAGGCACCGTTCCTTCAATTGATTCTAACCGTTGATTTATCATCGCTAACGAAGGGATTGACTGTAACAAGCCTTGTGTATATGGATGAAGGGCACCGAAAAATAGTGTATCAACATCGGTATATTCAACTACTTTTCCGAGATACATAACCGCGACATCATCAGCCATTTCTGCAATAACTCCAAGATCATGTGTAATAAAAATTACTGCCGACCCAGTGTTTTCTTTTAAATTATTAATTAAATCAAGCACCTGTGCTTGAACGGTAACGTCTAGTGCAGTTGTTGGCTCATCTGCAATTAGTATGGATGGATTACAACATAATGCCATTGCAATCATTGCTCTTTGCCTCATCCCTCCAGAGAGCTCATGTGGATATTGATCTATTCTTTGATCAGGATTTGACATTCCTACTTTTTCCAATGTATCAATTGCGATTTTTCGCGCTTCCTTTTCGTCTTTAGTATCGTGCAACAGGATTGCTTCAGTTAATTGATTTCCGATCGTGTGAATCGGAGAAAAGGCCTTCATTGGCTCTTGGAAAATCATCGATATTTCGCCACCGCGAATATCTCGAACTTCGCTTCCTTTTGAATGTAGTTTTCCAATATCGATAATTTCACCATTTTTTCTACGCCTGAATTTTATTTCACCCTCCACTTCTCCGGGAGTATCAACAATTTGTAAAATAGCTTTTGTTGTCACACTTTTTCCACTACCACTTTCCCCAACAATTCCGAGTGTTTTCCCTTTTTTTAATTGAAGATCAACACCATCAACTGCTTTTAAAATGCCTTCATCTAATTTAAAGTAGGTTTTCAGATTATTAACTTCTAAGATAATCTCTTCATTATCATTAATGCTAGTTTCATGTATACTTTTTGAAGTCTCGATTGTTTGTTGAATTTTGCTCAATCTTAAATACCTCCTTTATTTATAAGGATCCGCTGCGTCCCGTAGTCCGTCACCAAGAAAGTTAAATACAAGTACAGCCACGACAATAAAAGCAGCTGGCCACAAGAGCCATGGGTGATGCGCTAAGTTTTCTAGTTTTTGAGAGTCCCCTAAAAGAACTCCCCAGCTTACTACAGGAGCCTGTAGCCCTAGTCCAAGAAAGCTTAATGATGTTTCACCAAGAATGGTAGCTGGTATGGAGATCGTGACGCTAATAATGATGTAACTCGCAAACGACGGAATCAAATGTTTGGTAATTATACGAATATGACTTGCTCCACATAACCTAGCAGCCATTGTAAAGTCTTCTTCACGGAGTGATAAAATTTTCCCCCTTACAACACGTGCCAATCCTGTCCAACCAATTATGGAAAATATCATAATCATCCCAAAATAAATCTTGATTGGTGACCAATCTGCCGGAAGTGCTGCTGCTAGTGCCATCCATAATGGAATTGCAGGAATACATAATAAAAGATCAATGATACGTTGAATAACAGTATCTGTAATACCACCGAAATAACCCGAAATCCCTCCTAGAATAATTCCTAGAATAACCGTAAAGATAATCCCTAGAAACGCAAACGATAACGATACCCTAGATCCATGGAGAATTCTTGTAAATAAGTCCCTTCCTAATGAATCTGTTCCCATAAGAAAGAAAGGTGCATCAGCATCCTTTAGCCCAATAAAATGGGTATTCATCTTGATAAGTCCCCATAATTTGTAGGGTTCTCCCTCTACAAAGAAATGGATTGGATATTTTTTCGAAGTATCTTCTTGGAATGTTTTTCTAAACGTTTCCTGATTCATTTCCTCTTTCATATCGTAAACAAACGGCCGAAAACTAAAGCCCGTTTCAGGATCAATAAAATTGATTGTTTGAGGTGGAGCAAATTTATAATCCGAAAATCGCTCTAAGGGGACATGTGGACTTAAAAATTCTGCAAAAACTGAAATAATAAGAAGTAGTGTTAATATAGGCGCCGAAATAATTGCAAGCTTATGCTTTTTAAATTTCCACCACATTAATTTCCATTGAGAGGCTATCTCATATTCATTTTCTAGGTTTTTATTATCTGTTACCTGAACTGGTTGGTTATTCTTTCTTAGAATCAGTTTCATTCTTCTACCCCTCCAAATCTAATTCGGGGATCGACCCACGCAAGTAATATATCTGAGATTAACGTACCTATAACAGTCAATATACTAAGAATCAAGATGAAACTACCGGCAAGGTACATATCCTGAGTCATTAGTGCATCTAACAGCATTGGGCCTGTTGTCGGTAAATTAAGTACGATTGAAACAATCGCTTCACCGGAAATAATTGCAGGTAGTGTCCAACCAATTGTACTTATAAGAGGATTGATGGCCATCCGGACAGGGTATTTAAACAATAATGTCTGCTCCCTTACACCCTTTGCACGAGCCGTTATAACATATTGTTTTTGTAATTCATCAAGCAGCATCCCTCGCATAACACGAATCAGTCCAGCTGTCCCAGATGTACCTATAATTAATGTTGGGATCCAAATATGCTTCAATAAATCAATGACCTTTGCAAAACTCCATGGTGCTGTTGCATATTCAGGTGAGAATAATCCTGTAAGGGCTACGCCTGTGTTGACAAAAACAGTATAAATAGCAACCAGAGCAATTAAGAAATTTGGTAAAGCCAGACCAATAAAACCAATGAATGTGAATATATAATCCATAAAGGAATATTGACGAACTGCAGAATAGATTCCAATTGGAATCGCGATAATCCATGTAAAAATTAACGTACAAATAGAGATAACCACGGTGAGACCTAGCCGTTCCCCAATTACGTCTGAAACCGGCTCATTCCAAGTAAATGACCTTCCAAAGTCACCGTGCAATACTATATTCTTAAGCCAAATCATGTATTGAACATACATCGGTTGATCCAATCCATATTGTGCTTTTAGACTTTGGACCGTACCTTCTGATACATCTGTACCAGCCATTTCAAGCTGCTGAATATAAGTTGTTAAATAATCACCAGGAGGTAATTGGATTAATACAAACGATATGATACTAATCGCAAACAGTAATGGTATTAATTGGATGAGACGGTGACCAATGAATGTTAACATCTATGAACCTCCTTTTCCTTTAAAATGGATTTAAGGAAAAACTTAGGTAGGATTCAGGATCAGCTACCTAAGTTTCATTAAGATTTTTTCTGTTTTATTCTTTAAAGTACATTTGTTCCCCTGCGAAATTGATGCTAATTGCTGTCCCTTTATCCGTGATATTTCCAAGTTTGTTATTTACAATTAAAGGTTGTTTAACTTTCTCAACATGAACAAAATAATGCAGATTATTTTTCATTTCTTCTCTTATTTTTTCTTCGACCGCTTTAGCTTCCTCAGGAGTACTTACCTGTAACTCATCCATCAAGGTAAAGAACTTTTTAACATGTTCGGGCGGTTCCTCTCCTGTTTCACCTCCGGATTGCCACCAAGAATCCCAAAGTGGACCCCAAAATGTTTCTCCATAATCAGACATATAATAAAGAGGTGTATGTGTCCACATAATAGATGCTTTCAATTCATTGGCTGTATTACGCGTACCCCATAATGTTCCATCAATCGTTTTAACTGCTGCATGTATGCCTATCTCTTTCCACATTTCTACAAGGAGCTCAGCAAGTGGTACAATATCTGGGGCCGCTGCTTGTACTTCAAATGGAATTGAAAAACGTTTGCCATCTGGACCAATCCGATATCCATCTGTTCCCTTTTTCATCCCCATTTCATCTAAAAGCTGGTTGGCTTTATCAAGATCTAATTTACTATCTGTAATTTCTGATGGCTCAGCAAATCCAAAATAAAGTGAATCAATAATCTCTTCACGATCAATCGCAAAATTTAATGCTTGTCTAAAACGAATGTCCTGTACTACTTCGCGCCATACTGGATCATTATATGTTTGATTTAAAAACACATCCGATGGAGTAACATGCATATTTGCTAGTAATGCTTCGTAACCACCCTTTTCGGCATTTTCTCTATAAACTGGCATTTTAGTTAATGCCGTCGTTTCACGGGAGAAATCAACTTCTCCTGCAATTGTTTTTAAACCAACTACCTCTGTATCCTGTACAATTGTGCTCTTAATTGAATCAATATACGGTAACTGATTACCTTCTGGATCAACTTTAAAATAATATGGATTTCGTTCATATATCGCGTAAGTTTTATCCATTTCTTTCATAGTCCAAGGATACAAAGAAGGGAAACCAACTGCATTAGAATGACTCATCTCTCTTTCAGTAATATCCATGTAGTTAAAAAAGTTCACCCACGTTGATTCTGTATCTTCTCCTAATTTAGCTTCTTTAATTAGTTTTTCTAATTCAGCTGCATCAGCATATTTTTTATGAAACTGCTTTAGGTAATGAGCTGGTTTCAATAGATCATTATATCCTCGCCAGTTTCCAATGGCTAAAGCAATTGGAAAACCACCATACGGCTCATCAAAAGAAATCTTATATGTGTATTCATCAACAACCTCAAGCTTCAATGGGTTTCCTTGTGCATTACCACCTGAATGTAACCAAGAAGGCACAATTGGCATGATTTCTTCATTAAGTAATACATCCTCTACTGCAAACCTTACGTCTTCGGTTGTAACCGGCTCACCGTCAGACCATTTTAGTCCTTCCCTCATATAGAAAGTAAATTCCTTTTGATCTTCAGTAACTTCATAGTCCTTAAGAACGTTTCCAGTGACCTCTTCACCGAGAATACCTGGTGTATTTAATAGTGGCTCATTGCTCATGACAAACAAATCCGCATCCCACTTAGGATCCCGTGTTACAGTATTTAGCTCTCCACCGTATTTACCAATTTCGAACTGAAGAAATTTTGCTGGCATTTCGTTTGGTAATTTCGGTTCCAGTGGAAGCCTTTCTTTTACATCTGGCAGCCCCTTATCATTGAGCATTGGTGATTGTTTGAACTCCTTAATTTGAGATACATCGACTTCTGACATATCTTGTTTATTTTCATCACCATTTGAAACTAGTTCTTCTTCGTTATTCGTGTTAGCGCTTTCATTATTGGTACAACCTGCTATAATCATCGATAGCAATAATATAAATGCAAAGGCTAGCTTCGTCACATTCTTCATCATTCTCCCCCTTGTGAAAATCAAAATAATTATCAATATATTCATTGTTTTCAGATATTTAACCAACCACTTCCTCCACTTTTAGTTTTGTTAATGAAGTGCTGTTCATTAATTTTTAACTGGCATATCAATAAGCTCTCTTCTAGGATTTGCTTTCCATTCTTCCCATGTCAATTATCTACTGCTCTAGTCGTGTATCCAGCGTTCCGAAGCAATGATGGTAACCAATCACTTTCTTTTGGTAGATAAGTTGATGGAGAACCATGTGATACAACACCAGTTGTCAAACCTACTTTCCCTGTAAAAATACTAGTATGAGCAACTTCAGTTGGAATATCAGAATCGAAAGCGTTTTCAAAAAAAGAACATCTTGACTTGCTATATGATCCATATATGGACTAGTTGTTGGAAGTTTGTATCCGTAACATCCTAGTCGGTTAGCTCTCAGCGTGTCCAATGATATAAAGATTAATTTCAATATATCCCCCCTTTTTTTTCTAATTTTACTTTATAGAGAATTATATATCATGGCTAATTAGGACAAGTTATTGTCTTATTCGGCCATGAAATCATTCTCATTTCTTCTAACATTTTTTCTTTTTCGATAAATTTCTTCTTGATATTGATTAAGTAAAAGTCTTAATGCCTTTCTTTCTAGCATACTTTCTACACCATTCTTGAATAATTTATTGGTTTTTTAATTCCTATTGATTCTACAACGTATCCAATCCATCCAATTAGAAAAACTTCCAAACCTGATTTCCCACTTTTTGAATTGCCATAGTGTTCAAACTCAATTTCTTTAAGCGTTTTACCTCTAGTTTTAGGTGCCCATACTATGCCAATAATTGCAGCAATAACTAAAAAGGAAATCATGACCATACAAGCCATATTGAATCCAAGTTTTGTGAATATCATTGGCATAACAATAGACCATAACGCAATCCCTGCTCTAGAACATAATGCCTTGTGCCCGAGCAAGATATTTTGTTGGAAAAAGTTCACTTGCCCATAAGCCATAAAATGCTTGGGCACCAAAACCGGTAGCAGAACCCAAAAGTAAAACAAATAGCAATAATACTGGGATTGTCATTTTTGTATAAATTAATAAAACCCATGCCACGATTCCCAAAATGGCCGATACCGCATAAATACCTCTTCTGCTTTTTTTATCGCCTAATTTCATAAATACAAAATAGGTCGATAAAACTGTAAATATCCATAAAAGCGCTTGTAGTAATTGGCAATATTAGCCGGTAAACCCCCGACAGTCTCATAAATATATGGCATAAGAATCGTGCGAAGGGCTTTCGCCATTGTATTTATTGGTTAGGACTCATTTGAGAGCTAGAAACAGAAAGTCCTATAGAAGACCTTTCAAGTATGGCTTGTTATAACAAAGAGGATTTCATGATGCTAATACCCACCAGATGTTTTTATAACTACTTAACCTTTCGTTAAGGTTAATATTAAAATTAACCTTAATCTTTACATTTACATTCCCCTCTTTATATAAACGAAAGAGCGTATTTTGAAAAAAGATTGATCAAAACACGCTATTAATATACTCAATTGGATCAATTCTTTTATAAAAAAGTTTGATCATTTCTGTTATCCTTCTTCAATTAGTCGAGTAGAAGGGAGCCTTTCGATGGTTTACGATGTGAGGAAGATTGAGGTTTAGTTCCCTCCGTAGTTCGTTGACTGGACGGATTAACTATTTACTGTCAAAGACGGTTTTAGCTAAGCCTGCCTTTAGCGGGTTTTGGTGTATATATCTAAGGACAGTTAAAAAATATAAAATGTTTTCTACATTTTCGCTCTTAAATCGTTCTTGGAATAAAAGACCACACCGCTCATATTTATTATTGTACCAATAGACATAGCTAGAACTTATTCTCTTAATAGATTCAGAGATGGTTTCCCCCGATTCCTTCAATAATAAATGAATATGATTATCCATCAAACAGTAACTGTATAGCTGAAATTTACTTATTTCTTTATATTTTTTAAGTGTCACTAAAAACTTAATCTTGTCCTCATCATCCTCGAAGATCGTTTGTCTATTTATTCCTCTCAGCATAATGTGATAGATGCCACTACTGCTCTTTGTCCTTGCTACCCTGGGGATATAAATCACCTCAGTACTGCACTTAATTTTTCGTAGATAAGAGATACTTTTTTCTATGATTTTCAATTTTGGTGAATTTCAGTAAACATCAGAAGTCTTAGTGCGGTTATAGAATTTCAAAAGGAGTTTTTGAGGTTGTTACATATTTACACTTGTTAATCAAAACTAATGGCTTTTAAAAAAGAAAATGTGGGATTTTCAACATATGATTAAAATATGATAAGTGGATAAAACATAAACAGAGGATATTGAATTGGGTTACACTTTTTATATTCTACACAAGCAATAAATAACCTGAAAAGTAAATAAAACATTTACCTGTAAAAACATTAAATGGTCTCTTTCATTTCTTCCTAGCGCAATTTAGACAATATAATATTAATTGGTAAAAAGGTGATTTTAAAGATCCTAGGTTGTATTCCCATATCCTCACTTAAATGGTGTTCACCTATTTTAAACACCATTCAAGTGAGCGAGTTCGGTGTTTTCTTTCATAGATCACCTATCGTAAA encodes:
- a CDS encoding AraC family transcriptional regulator yields the protein MVTDEKIKIGMLSMLKPTVNFANKMTADPGQVWGPRTIPDCQLIYIVSGKATVTLGPNVFQLNPGECLFYGNNPHKLVSSKDDPFTFKSIHFSWDEESPVPNHPLNGIKNCSTSELGDLVSPYQILVDEHGEVEFPNHFILPNVETLFTQIIREYRFEEPGYTFVMRGLLTQLITIIIRNEMNGKYSSGERRKIAPALEAIRKQPNINWSSCELAELCGYHPTYFASIFRETIGSSPKHYLIQERIRKAKQLLLEVKTIEEVSVKLGYTSLHYFCRNFKTVTGLTPTEYKIQSLEL
- a CDS encoding phytanoyl-CoA dioxygenase family protein, whose amino-acid sequence is MLTNEQLKEFEKLGYIKGDVVLSDTEVDELREELDLVMSGKSVKKPVLNRNLVDDEVDYGMSISQKETVVQIVNIWMASDLFYQHACNQKICEEVAQLCSSDTLRIWHDQVQYKPPVTGGPTVWHQDHPAWPIIQPANLVSAWVALDDAIIENGCMWMVPGSHKWGDQQKYLGTDSNFMPFHKQPDLLPEGVNTKAVPFEIKKGQVGYHHCLTWHGGTNNRSDRKRRAIAVHYMPGHTRYEPTGSHPMEAHVNVKAGEILKGNDFPVVYKKDSAVML
- a CDS encoding sugar phosphate isomerase/epimerase family protein: MDVGVVSRSFPQLSNKETAKLLAKKGFKWTELCFSQSDSNYWVYNGRSDMDSLSNERSTEIVETYRTNGIEVTSIGVFTNLLEPNEKENEKNLTYFERLMEIASINNVPYVSSECGFIPSRRGVNSDTYESAFQILVENVKWLADKAKKYNVSVALEPCVLDVVPSAKRMDDFINQVGSDRVKVLLDPANLIANNSEEEMFSYLTPHIAYFHGKDRKVNDTYGRVIGDGDIDWPLFFNMYHKYTEGVPFIMEYVNIDNFCDIRDRVVKFDEMAVMLK
- a CDS encoding VOC family protein, whose protein sequence is MKKANLLSIVPLVPAIEMEKTIAFYTEQLGFNNHIRDGEPLTYAGLKNGNVEFHLYKTSKKYLCDWSVIRIETNNINDHYEKYKKREFLHPNGKLELKNYGLKEFSLLDPNGVLVTFFERT
- a CDS encoding ABC transporter ATP-binding protein yields the protein MPKKILEVQSMKKYYPIKRGFLKKTVAYVKAVDDVSLYVNEGETFGLVGESGCGKSTLGKSLLRAIEPSGGSIRFRDRHDELVDVMDLDYKGLRDIRRNMQMVFQDPYSSLNPRMTVLNIIGEPLICNKIARGEELRERVKYLMEVVGLNSRHLERYPHAFSGGQRQRIGIARALATNPKFLVCDEAVSALDVSIQAQIINLFQDLQNEFNLSYLFISHDLGVIQHISDRVGVMYVGKMVEMASTEELFANPKHPYTEALLSAKPIPNPRLKKERIILRGEVANPANPPSGCYFHPRCPYAQEICKQQAPEFKEISSGHHVACHLANELELKGAVGI
- a CDS encoding ABC transporter ATP-binding protein, whose protein sequence is MSKIQQTIETSKSIHETSINDNEEIILEVNNLKTYFKLDEGILKAVDGVDLQLKKGKTLGIVGESGSGKSVTTKAILQIVDTPGEVEGEIKFRRRKNGEIIDIGKLHSKGSEVRDIRGGEISMIFQEPMKAFSPIHTIGNQLTEAILLHDTKDEKEARKIAIDTLEKVGMSNPDQRIDQYPHELSGGMRQRAMIAMALCCNPSILIADEPTTALDVTVQAQVLDLINNLKENTGSAVIFITHDLGVIAEMADDVAVMYLGKVVEYTDVDTLFFGALHPYTQGLLQSIPSLAMINQRLESIEGTVPTPINLPKGCGFYSRCKKAKDGVCNVDDIPFVKVKEGHYVRCVLVE
- a CDS encoding ABC transporter permease; translated protein: MKLILRKNNQPVQVTDNKNLENEYEIASQWKLMWWKFKKHKLAIISAPILTLLLIISVFAEFLSPHVPLERFSDYKFAPPQTINFIDPETGFSFRPFVYDMKEEMNQETFRKTFQEDTSKKYPIHFFVEGEPYKLWGLIKMNTHFIGLKDADAPFFLMGTDSLGRDLFTRILHGSRVSLSFAFLGIIFTVILGIILGGISGYFGGITDTVIQRIIDLLLCIPAIPLWMALAAALPADWSPIKIYFGMIMIFSIIGWTGLARVVRGKILSLREEDFTMAARLCGASHIRIITKHLIPSFASYIIISVTISIPATILGETSLSFLGLGLQAPVVSWGVLLGDSQKLENLAHHPWLLWPAAFIVVAVLVFNFLGDGLRDAADPYK
- a CDS encoding ABC transporter permease translates to MLTFIGHRLIQLIPLLFAISIISFVLIQLPPGDYLTTYIQQLEMAGTDVSEGTVQSLKAQYGLDQPMYVQYMIWLKNIVLHGDFGRSFTWNEPVSDVIGERLGLTVVISICTLIFTWIIAIPIGIYSAVRQYSFMDYIFTFIGFIGLALPNFLIALVAIYTVFVNTGVALTGLFSPEYATAPWSFAKVIDLLKHIWIPTLIIGTSGTAGLIRVMRGMLLDELQKQYVITARAKGVREQTLLFKYPVRMAINPLISTIGWTLPAIISGEAIVSIVLNLPTTGPMLLDALMTQDMYLAGSFILILSILTVIGTLISDILLAWVDPRIRFGGVEE